A window of Staphylococcus sp. 17KM0847 contains these coding sequences:
- a CDS encoding aminodeoxychorismate/anthranilate synthase component II, producing MIIMIDNKDSFTYNIVDYLRTESDQEVKVIDVSEVNLALLVSYRPTALVISPGPGAPVDYPVLTKVLETFESHIPILGICLGFQLIVTYFGGDIIHAPMPVHGHTTRIEHKGSQLFKGLPPTFQVMRYHSLMADPHSIHAPLLVTAMNDEGVIMAVEHENLPIYGVQYHPESILSEYGHAQIRNFLSEVE from the coding sequence ATGATTATAATGATAGATAATAAAGATTCTTTTACTTATAATATTGTAGATTATTTACGTACCGAAAGTGATCAAGAAGTGAAAGTCATCGATGTAAGTGAGGTTAATCTTGCATTATTAGTGTCATATCGACCTACTGCTTTAGTAATCTCTCCTGGTCCGGGTGCCCCTGTGGATTACCCTGTCTTAACCAAGGTACTAGAAACTTTTGAATCGCATATTCCTATACTTGGTATTTGTTTAGGGTTTCAGCTTATTGTGACTTACTTTGGAGGGGATATTATTCATGCGCCGATGCCTGTTCATGGTCATACTACACGTATTGAACATAAGGGTTCGCAGCTTTTTAAAGGGTTGCCTCCAACTTTTCAGGTGATGCGATATCATTCATTAATGGCTGATCCACACAGTATACACGCTCCCTTACTGGTTACAGCAATGAATGATGAAGGCGTGATTATGGCAGTGGAACATGAAAACTTACCAATATATGGTGTACAATATCATCCCGAATCCATTTTATCTGAATATGGACATGCACAAATACGTAATTTTTTAAGTGAGGTTGAATAA
- a CDS encoding chorismate-binding protein, which translates to MVVIFDYTYYKDEKTVEKYHYTFDNPIEKHIARTLEEVGTVVEQAEKLQKEGYYVALYLPYEAASYYQSQFQTYQLVDEVYAVCYAFDRPCSKVKTSNTDVGYKLTMPSFVFSQIREEVMSHICDIQHEIIEGWTYQVNYTTRLVAQANVSIGALYHELTKQANGNYTVLFDTEEIKVASISPELFFQFGRFEGREGVVVSKPMKGTMPRGHTAEEDIVQYNKLKHSSKDRAENIMIVDLLRNDIARIAKQGTVNVKQLCAIETYPTVYQMTTMVTGEVAPQMTLNDMLTGLFPCGSITGAPKVHTMAIIHRLESTPRYIYCGTIGLLRPQGNAIFNVPIRTVQQRGDQFIYGVGAGITIDSDPVQEYKEFQDKTKILKG; encoded by the coding sequence ATGGTTGTGATATTTGACTATACTTACTATAAAGATGAAAAAACAGTTGAGAAGTATCATTATACTTTTGATAATCCGATTGAAAAACATATCGCTCGAACTTTAGAAGAAGTCGGAACAGTGGTAGAGCAAGCTGAAAAGTTACAAAAAGAAGGCTATTATGTTGCTTTGTATCTGCCTTATGAAGCGGCATCTTATTACCAATCACAATTTCAGACATACCAACTTGTAGATGAAGTGTATGCAGTTTGTTATGCCTTTGATAGACCATGTTCTAAAGTGAAAACATCAAATACAGACGTAGGTTATAAGCTGACTATGCCATCATTTGTGTTTAGTCAAATACGTGAAGAAGTGATGTCACACATCTGCGATATACAACATGAAATTATAGAAGGTTGGACCTATCAAGTGAACTATACAACGCGACTTGTCGCTCAAGCGAATGTATCTATTGGTGCACTTTATCACGAATTAACGAAACAAGCGAATGGCAATTATACAGTCTTATTTGATACTGAAGAGATTAAAGTGGCTTCAATCTCACCAGAATTATTTTTTCAATTTGGAAGATTTGAAGGTCGAGAAGGTGTTGTAGTGAGCAAACCGATGAAAGGAACGATGCCAAGAGGACATACTGCTGAAGAGGATATCGTGCAATATAATAAACTCAAGCATTCATCCAAAGATCGTGCAGAAAATATTATGATTGTTGATTTATTGCGCAACGATATTGCACGTATTGCTAAGCAAGGCACAGTAAATGTAAAACAGCTATGTGCGATTGAAACGTATCCAACAGTATATCAAATGACAACAATGGTTACGGGTGAGGTAGCACCACAGATGACATTGAATGATATGCTTACCGGTCTTTTTCCATGTGGCTCAATCACAGGTGCACCTAAAGTCCACACAATGGCTATTATTCATCGGTTGGAAAGCACGCCGCGTTATATTTATTGTGGCACAATTGGATTATTACGACCACAAGGTAATGCAATATTCAATGTCCCTATTCGTACAGTGCAACAGCGAGGTGACCAATTTATTTACGGTGTAGGGGCAGGCATTACAATTGATTCAGATCCAGTACAAGAATATAAAGAGTTTCAAGATAAAACGAAAATATTAAAGGGGTAA
- a CDS encoding aminotransferase class IV produces MYIFETMRLEAGFFPRESYHQKRIAQSAQELGFHYSRTQWQQVIRAIQTKYAEGCYRVKIKLQSTGEMTSEVGPLLEKKAMTAHLVKVDIHTPKWARINKTSTRDFLHHDHQTDVILLYDDVGKLLEFDIGNLVIEYENTYYTPRYEQDFLRGCMRESLLECGEIVEAALNIKQLQHYIENGGKIWMINSLRAWVPIALEMNE; encoded by the coding sequence ATGTATATATTTGAAACGATGCGTTTAGAGGCAGGTTTCTTCCCTCGTGAAAGTTATCACCAAAAGCGTATAGCACAATCGGCGCAAGAGCTTGGATTTCATTATTCACGCACTCAGTGGCAACAAGTCATACGTGCTATCCAGACAAAATATGCAGAAGGCTGTTACCGCGTGAAAATTAAGCTTCAGTCAACAGGTGAAATGACGTCAGAAGTTGGACCACTGTTAGAAAAGAAAGCAATGACAGCCCACCTTGTAAAGGTGGATATACATACGCCAAAATGGGCAAGAATTAATAAAACTTCAACACGCGATTTTTTACATCATGACCATCAAACTGATGTCATTTTACTTTATGATGATGTAGGCAAGTTATTAGAATTTGATATAGGTAATCTCGTCATCGAATATGAAAACACATATTATACGCCGCGTTACGAACAAGATTTTTTACGAGGATGTATGCGTGAGTCACTATTAGAATGTGGAGAGATTGTGGAAGCGGCACTCAATATCAAGCAGCTGCAGCACTATATCGAAAATGGTGGTAAAATATGGATGATTAATAGTTTGAGGGCATGGGTGCCTATTGCTCTGGAAATGAATGAGTAG
- a CDS encoding allophanate hydrolase subunit 1, producing the protein MKVYSQGDQAIVVSLRGNVTSKATQRLLVLRHYLNEQNYSFITEIVPTETDMLISYDARMMMKQLNITSPFVYMKALIEGIDLSEEKWKKQRRCIKVPMYYGGVHGPHLESVLEELEMTEEDFIARHLAGDYFVSMMGYSPGFPYLSGLDPTITVKHTAPHKRLIPAGSVILENNKCGITTTETYEDWLVIGWTPLQLFDPMKKDFALIELGDYVKFDVLQEGSER; encoded by the coding sequence ATGAAAGTGTATAGTCAAGGGGATCAAGCAATAGTTGTATCATTGCGTGGGAACGTTACATCTAAAGCGACACAGCGCTTATTAGTTCTAAGACATTACTTAAATGAACAGAATTATTCGTTTATTACTGAAATTGTACCAACAGAGACAGATATGCTTATTTCATATGATGCGCGTATGATGATGAAACAATTGAATATAACATCTCCTTTTGTATATATGAAAGCGTTGATAGAAGGTATTGATTTATCAGAAGAAAAATGGAAAAAACAACGACGATGCATTAAAGTACCTATGTATTATGGTGGCGTACATGGCCCACATCTCGAAAGTGTATTAGAAGAATTAGAAATGACAGAAGAAGACTTTATAGCGCGTCATTTAGCAGGGGACTATTTCGTATCTATGATGGGGTATTCGCCAGGTTTTCCTTACTTATCGGGTTTGGATCCAACTATTACTGTTAAGCATACAGCACCGCATAAACGACTTATTCCAGCAGGATCAGTCATACTTGAAAATAATAAATGTGGTATAACAACTACAGAAACATATGAAGATTGGCTTGTTATTGGCTGGACACCGCTTCAATTGTTTGATCCAATGAAAAAAGACTTTGCACTTATAGAACTCGGAGATTATGTGAAGTTTGATGTATTGCAAGAAGGGAGTGAACGCTGA
- a CDS encoding biotin-dependent carboxyltransferase family protein: MSIIIEDSGLFSSFQDFGRSGYEHLGVIRSGSLDILAHEIANRLVGNHPNEATLEMTNRMARIRFTEPTLIAISGAQAIAHTEDIQIKINKLYLMNKGDVLIFDKLRRGARVYLAVAGGFELDTWLGSSSTDTISQMGGFQGRAVKVGDEINLKRSYSQRHRKLFDNLRDTRTTTWGVDGYALSFNYLSDVVHVIPNKGTEDFQEVELNDFTQGEYSVTSKANRMGIVLEGALIKAHYIDTPPHRSVKRGTIQVKKDGTPIVLLNDHYTLGSYPQIGTVATYHLSKIAQKRQGSKVKFQWIDVLQAEQNLVKYHRWCRQLYQGIEFRMQEEMLK; this comes from the coding sequence ATGAGTATTATTATAGAAGACAGTGGACTTTTTTCTAGCTTTCAAGATTTTGGGCGTTCAGGATATGAACACTTAGGTGTAATTCGCAGTGGTTCACTTGACATATTGGCACATGAAATTGCCAATAGATTAGTAGGCAATCATCCGAATGAAGCTACATTAGAAATGACAAATCGTATGGCACGTATCCGTTTTACAGAGCCTACATTAATTGCAATATCTGGTGCACAGGCTATTGCGCATACAGAAGATATTCAAATTAAAATCAATAAATTATATTTAATGAATAAAGGCGATGTGTTGATATTCGATAAGTTAAGACGTGGTGCACGTGTATATTTAGCTGTTGCAGGAGGTTTTGAATTAGATACATGGTTAGGTTCATCATCTACTGATACTATTTCACAAATGGGTGGATTTCAAGGTCGAGCTGTTAAAGTGGGTGATGAAATAAACTTAAAGCGTAGTTACAGTCAGCGTCATCGTAAATTGTTTGATAACCTACGAGATACGAGAACAACAACTTGGGGTGTTGATGGCTACGCGTTGTCCTTTAACTACCTTTCTGATGTTGTGCATGTTATTCCAAATAAGGGAACAGAAGATTTTCAAGAAGTAGAATTGAACGATTTTACACAAGGTGAATATAGTGTCACAAGTAAAGCCAATCGTATGGGAATTGTGTTAGAGGGAGCATTGATCAAAGCACACTATATAGATACACCGCCTCATCGCTCAGTCAAACGTGGAACAATACAGGTGAAAAAGGATGGGACACCTATTGTGTTGCTCAATGATCATTATACTTTAGGAAGTTATCCACAAATTGGAACAGTTGCAACGTATCATTTATCTAAAATTGCTCAAAAACGCCAAGGTTCTAAAGTGAAGTTTCAATGGATCGATGTGTTACAAGCAGAGCAAAACCTTGTGAAATACCATAGATGGTGTCGTCAACTGTATCAAGGTATCGAGTTTCGGATGCAAGAAGAAATGTTAAAATAG
- the ltaS gene encoding polyglycerol-phosphate lipoteichoic acid synthase LtaS yields the protein MNQEKKKIGIFAFFLLMVLTISLKTYFAYYVDLSLGVKGLVQNLILLMNPYSLVALILSVFLFFKGRKAYWFIFIGGFLLTFVLYANVVYFRFFSDFITFSTLNQVSNVDSMGGAVSASFQWYDFVYFLDTFVYLFILTFKQKWLSKQVFHKKFVPVVMATAIALFFLNLAFAETDRPELLTRTFDHKYLVKYLGPYNFTVYDGVKTIQNNQQKALASEDDLTEVLNYSKQKNTEPNKAYYGKAKGKNIIKIHLESFQTFLINKKVNGEEVTPFLNKLSSGQDDFRYYPNFYHQTGQGKTSDAEFTMDNSLYGLPQGSAFSIKGDNTFQSLPAILHQQQGYTTNVMHGDYKTFWNRDQVYRHFGIDKFYDATYYDMSPENLENLGLKDKEFFEESAEYLDKEKQPFYSHLITLTNHYPFTLSEEDATIAKSDTGNNTVDGYIQTARYLDEAVEAFINDLKERGLYEDSVIILYGDHYGISENHNKAMSELLGEPITPAKFNDLNKTGFWIKSPGVEPKVDETYASQTDVMPTLLHLLGIDTSNYLMLGTDMLSKDHQEVVPFRNGDFVTKDYKYVNGKVYSNEDNEPMETPPSNLEEVKQQVETDLEVSDKILNGDLFRFYDNPDFKKIDPSKYKYETGPKGK from the coding sequence ATGAATCAAGAAAAGAAAAAAATAGGGATTTTTGCGTTTTTCCTCTTAATGGTATTGACCATTTCATTAAAGACGTATTTTGCCTATTATGTAGATTTGTCACTCGGTGTTAAAGGACTTGTGCAAAACTTAATATTACTGATGAACCCATATAGCTTAGTTGCATTGATACTAAGTGTCTTTCTGTTTTTTAAAGGGAGAAAGGCATATTGGTTTATTTTCATTGGTGGCTTTTTGCTCACTTTTGTACTTTATGCCAATGTCGTCTACTTTCGATTTTTCTCAGACTTTATTACGTTTAGTACACTGAATCAAGTCAGTAACGTAGATTCTATGGGTGGTGCGGTAAGTGCCTCATTTCAATGGTATGATTTTGTTTATTTTTTAGATACATTTGTTTATCTTTTCATTTTAACGTTTAAACAGAAATGGTTGAGTAAACAAGTCTTTCATAAAAAGTTTGTACCAGTTGTTATGGCAACGGCAATTGCACTATTTTTCTTAAATCTGGCATTTGCTGAAACAGATCGTCCAGAATTGTTGACACGTACATTTGATCATAAATACTTAGTTAAATATTTAGGACCTTATAATTTCACAGTGTATGATGGTGTGAAGACGATACAAAACAATCAGCAAAAGGCACTGGCTTCTGAAGATGATTTAACTGAAGTCTTAAATTATTCAAAACAAAAAAATACAGAGCCTAACAAAGCCTATTATGGTAAAGCTAAAGGGAAAAATATCATTAAAATCCATTTAGAAAGCTTCCAGACCTTTTTAATTAATAAAAAAGTAAATGGTGAAGAAGTCACACCATTTTTAAACAAATTATCATCAGGTCAAGATGATTTTAGATATTATCCTAACTTCTATCATCAGACTGGACAAGGTAAAACATCAGATGCAGAGTTTACAATGGATAACAGTTTGTACGGTTTACCACAAGGTTCAGCGTTTTCAATAAAAGGTGATAATACATTCCAATCATTACCTGCTATATTACATCAACAACAAGGCTATACAACGAATGTTATGCATGGTGACTACAAGACATTTTGGAACCGTGATCAAGTGTATAGACATTTTGGCATTGATAAGTTTTATGATGCCACATATTACGATATGTCACCTGAGAACTTAGAAAACTTAGGATTAAAAGACAAAGAGTTCTTTGAAGAGTCAGCAGAATATTTAGATAAGGAAAAACAACCTTTTTATTCACATCTCATTACGTTAACGAACCATTACCCGTTTACACTAAGTGAGGAAGATGCAACAATTGCTAAAAGTGATACAGGCAATAATACTGTTGATGGCTATATTCAAACAGCACGTTACTTAGATGAAGCAGTTGAGGCATTTATTAACGACTTGAAGGAACGTGGTTTATACGAAGACTCTGTTATTATTTTATACGGTGACCATTATGGTATTTCAGAAAACCATAATAAAGCGATGAGTGAGTTGCTTGGAGAACCTATCACGCCAGCGAAATTTAACGACCTCAATAAAACAGGTTTTTGGATTAAATCACCGGGTGTCGAACCTAAAGTAGATGAGACGTATGCGAGTCAAACAGATGTAATGCCGACACTATTACACTTACTAGGCATCGATACATCAAATTACTTAATGCTAGGTACAGATATGTTATCTAAAGATCATCAAGAAGTCGTACCATTCCGTAATGGTGACTTCGTAACGAAAGACTATAAATATGTGAATGGCAAAGTTTATAGTAATGAAGATAATGAGCCTATGGAAACACCACCTAGTAACTTAGAAGAGGTCAAACAACAAGTTGAAACAGATCTTGAAGTATCCGATAAAATATTAAATGGTGATTTGTTCCGCTTTTATGATAATCCAGATTTTAAGAAGATAGATCCATCTAAGTATAAATACGAAACAGGTCCAAAAGGAAAATAA
- a CDS encoding ZIP family metal transporter encodes MLEYITNIPPFLQALTAGIITWLLTALGAATVFLFKTVNNKVLSAMQGFAAGIMIAASFWSLLQPAIESSSDTSTPWLPAAIGFLLGGVFIRSLDYVIPHMHRNAQDTSQKQEGVQTGLSKNTLLLLAITLHNIPEGLAIGVAFGGVATGNEHATILGALGLAIGIGIQNIPEGAALSLPIHAAGQSKWKSFNYGQASALVEPLFATIGAAAVLIVTPILPYALAFAAGAMIFVVVEELIPDSQSGKNTDLATMSLMLGFTIMMILDVALG; translated from the coding sequence ATGCTAGAATACATTACAAACATCCCCCCTTTTTTACAGGCATTAACTGCGGGAATTATTACATGGCTATTGACTGCGTTAGGCGCTGCGACAGTCTTTCTATTCAAAACAGTTAACAACAAAGTATTAAGCGCCATGCAGGGATTTGCTGCTGGTATTATGATTGCAGCAAGTTTTTGGTCCTTACTACAACCAGCCATAGAAAGTAGTTCAGATACTTCAACGCCTTGGTTACCTGCTGCAATCGGCTTTTTGCTTGGTGGTGTTTTTATTCGTTCTTTAGACTACGTTATTCCACATATGCATCGAAACGCTCAAGATACTTCTCAAAAACAAGAAGGGGTTCAGACAGGTTTAAGTAAAAATACATTGCTTTTACTGGCAATTACTTTACATAACATTCCAGAGGGGCTTGCTATTGGTGTCGCATTTGGTGGTGTTGCGACTGGCAATGAACACGCGACCATACTAGGCGCTCTCGGTCTTGCTATCGGTATTGGTATTCAAAACATTCCAGAAGGGGCTGCTTTATCATTACCGATTCATGCGGCTGGACAGTCCAAATGGAAGTCTTTTAATTATGGTCAAGCATCTGCCTTAGTTGAGCCACTGTTTGCTACTATTGGTGCGGCTGCGGTACTTATTGTGACACCGATTCTACCTTATGCGCTTGCTTTTGCTGCTGGAGCAATGATTTTCGTTGTTGTTGAAGAACTCATTCCCGATTCGCAATCAGGCAAAAATACAGACCTTGCAACTATGAGTTTAATGCTTGGATTTACTATCATGATGATATTAGATGTTGCACTAGGGTAA
- a CDS encoding ABC-F family ATP-binding cassette domain-containing protein, whose translation MAAYKIEQLNKSFADKVIFDDLSLSVSDGERIGLVGINGTGKSSLLKVIANMDEDFDGVVTHPKQYRIRYASQHHDLDPEMTVYDVVYSAETETLQAIKQYELATTHYAKQQTDQALEAMMSAQSKMDILEAWDYSAEIKTILSKLGIHDTTKQVGHLSGGQQKRVLLARTLIEQPDLLLLDEPTNHLDFESIHWLIQFVKSYPKTVIFVTHDRYFLNEVSTRIVELRDGRLSSYHGNYEAYIATRAEQEEIEARQQTKKRALFKQELAWMRAGVKARTTKQQARQNRFETLEKEVKSYKTQDKGALNLAYSRLGKQVFELEALGKAIEGRVLFENLTTIIQKGAQIGIVGPNGVGKTTLLNILAGEDTAFSGILKVGQTVKIAYFKQTDERLNRDIRMIDFLREEQEVAKQKDGTTVSVTQLLEQFLFPSNTHGKKVYKLSGGEQKRLYLLRLLVHQPNVLLLDEPTNDLDTETLTILEDYIQTFGGTVITVSHDRYFLDKVVDCYWYIHDGHIDMILGRFEDYLAYKKKQAEAAESEMNAKTTVTVGKPKKKGLSYKEKREYEALLIRIEEVESRLVEIEAEMVAAHADYSKVQTLNEEREKLEVQYETDMARWSELEEILEQ comes from the coding sequence ATGGCAGCTTATAAAATTGAACAACTGAATAAATCATTTGCAGATAAGGTGATTTTTGACGATTTGTCATTATCGGTTTCTGATGGTGAGCGTATAGGTTTAGTTGGGATTAATGGTACAGGGAAAAGTTCATTACTCAAAGTCATCGCAAATATGGACGAAGATTTTGATGGTGTTGTGACACATCCGAAGCAGTATCGTATTCGTTATGCTTCACAGCACCACGACTTAGACCCTGAGATGACGGTATATGATGTTGTGTACAGTGCAGAAACTGAAACATTGCAAGCAATTAAACAATATGAACTTGCTACGACACATTATGCCAAACAACAAACAGACCAAGCATTAGAAGCAATGATGTCTGCACAATCAAAGATGGATATATTGGAAGCGTGGGATTATAGTGCAGAAATTAAAACCATTCTCTCTAAGTTAGGTATTCATGATACAACGAAACAAGTAGGGCATTTATCGGGAGGGCAACAGAAGCGCGTACTTTTAGCACGTACTTTAATTGAACAACCTGACTTATTATTGTTGGATGAACCGACGAATCACCTTGATTTTGAGTCGATCCACTGGTTAATTCAGTTTGTAAAGTCTTACCCGAAAACTGTAATCTTTGTGACGCACGATCGATATTTTCTGAATGAAGTATCAACACGTATTGTTGAGCTGCGTGACGGGCGTTTATCATCATATCATGGAAATTATGAAGCGTATATTGCAACACGTGCGGAACAAGAAGAAATTGAAGCACGTCAACAAACGAAAAAGCGTGCATTGTTTAAGCAAGAGTTAGCATGGATGCGTGCAGGTGTTAAGGCACGTACAACCAAACAACAAGCACGACAAAATCGATTTGAAACATTAGAGAAAGAAGTAAAATCATATAAAACCCAAGATAAAGGGGCATTAAACTTAGCTTACTCTCGCCTGGGAAAACAAGTGTTTGAGCTGGAGGCATTAGGAAAGGCGATTGAGGGGCGTGTTTTGTTTGAAAACCTGACAACAATTATTCAAAAAGGTGCGCAAATTGGTATTGTTGGTCCCAATGGTGTAGGAAAAACAACGTTATTGAATATTCTTGCGGGTGAAGATACAGCATTTAGCGGTATCTTAAAAGTAGGACAAACGGTCAAAATCGCTTATTTTAAACAAACTGATGAGCGTCTAAATCGTGATATACGCATGATTGATTTTTTACGTGAAGAGCAAGAAGTAGCTAAGCAGAAAGATGGGACTACGGTGTCTGTTACACAATTACTTGAGCAGTTTCTTTTTCCGAGCAATACACACGGTAAAAAGGTATATAAGTTATCGGGGGGCGAACAAAAACGTTTGTATTTATTACGCCTTCTTGTACATCAGCCGAATGTATTATTACTCGATGAACCGACGAATGACTTAGATACAGAAACATTAACGATTTTAGAAGATTATATTCAGACATTTGGTGGTACAGTGATTACAGTCAGTCATGATCGCTATTTTTTAGATAAGGTTGTGGATTGTTATTGGTACATCCATGATGGGCATATCGATATGATTTTAGGGCGTTTTGAAGATTATTTGGCATATAAAAAGAAACAAGCAGAGGCTGCTGAGTCAGAAATGAACGCCAAAACAACAGTTACAGTTGGAAAACCAAAGAAAAAAGGACTGTCATATAAAGAGAAACGTGAATACGAGGCACTGTTGATTCGAATTGAGGAAGTGGAGTCTCGTTTGGTAGAAATAGAAGCAGAAATGGTTGCAGCACATGCCGATTACAGTAAAGTTCAAACCTTAAATGAAGAACGAGAAAAACTTGAAGTGCAATACGAAACAGATATGGCACGATGGAGTGAATTAGAAGAAATTTTAGAACAGTAA
- the recQ gene encoding DNA helicase RecQ, translating into MEDILSHYFGYQTFRPGQREIIDHIMAQHHTLGVLPTGGGKSICYQVPGLKLSGTTLVISPLISLMKDQVDQLKAMGIAAAYLNSSQSVKEQQNIEQQLREGALKFIYIAPERLEQPRFVQLLRRIPLALVAFDEAHCISKWGHDFRPSYQAVIHTVLSLPQQFAIVALTATATHEVQQDIMQRLIIQPKCVVKTSIKRDNLIFEVNPTYQRERFVIDYIKRHAQSSGIVYCSTRKQVETLHQALEDSGIHATYYHAGLSSQLREAAQNDFLYDRTRVVVATNAFGMGIDKSNVRFVIHYNMPGDLESYYQEAGRAGRDGLDSECILLFSERDISLHQYFITSSKADEDYQDKMGDKLTKMIHYTKTKKCLEATLVHYFNPNEKLGECQHCSNCMAKNKTYDMTQEAKMIISCVARLGQKEGYQTVIQVLRGEHSDYIHHQGYMTLSTYGIMQDYTTGELHHLIDELRFKGYLNEQDEILLCDDSVKKLLKEDDTVFTTPFRQKFKETVKINTVEGVDSNLFERLVGVRQQLSEKLSIPPINIFSDYTLEEFSKRKPVTKQEMIHIEGVGSYKLKHYCPSFLEAIQKYKGIEVQSVGQKL; encoded by the coding sequence ATGGAAGATATATTATCGCATTATTTTGGATATCAAACTTTCAGACCGGGACAACGAGAGATTATTGATCATATTATGGCGCAGCATCATACACTGGGTGTGCTGCCAACAGGTGGTGGAAAGTCGATTTGCTACCAAGTTCCAGGTCTTAAACTATCCGGGACAACACTAGTGATTAGTCCTTTAATTTCGCTGATGAAAGATCAAGTCGATCAATTAAAAGCAATGGGGATTGCAGCAGCCTATTTAAATAGTAGTCAAAGTGTAAAAGAACAACAAAATATCGAACAACAATTAAGAGAGGGCGCATTGAAATTTATTTATATTGCACCAGAGCGCTTGGAACAGCCACGTTTTGTTCAGCTTTTACGTCGCATCCCTCTAGCATTAGTTGCCTTTGATGAAGCACATTGTATTTCTAAATGGGGGCATGACTTTCGCCCGAGCTATCAAGCAGTCATTCATACTGTACTGTCATTGCCTCAACAGTTTGCGATTGTTGCGTTAACAGCTACTGCGACACATGAAGTACAACAAGATATTATGCAACGTTTAATAATCCAGCCTAAATGTGTGGTAAAGACAAGTATTAAACGTGATAACCTTATTTTTGAAGTGAATCCAACATATCAGCGAGAAAGATTTGTCATTGATTATATTAAGCGCCATGCACAGTCATCAGGTATTGTGTATTGTTCAACACGCAAGCAAGTAGAAACACTACATCAAGCTTTAGAAGATTCAGGAATTCATGCCACTTATTATCATGCAGGCTTATCATCTCAGTTAAGAGAAGCTGCACAAAATGATTTTCTATATGATCGTACACGTGTAGTCGTAGCTACAAATGCTTTTGGTATGGGGATTGATAAGTCCAATGTTCGTTTTGTTATTCATTATAATATGCCGGGCGACTTAGAATCATACTATCAAGAGGCAGGACGTGCAGGACGTGACGGTTTAGATAGTGAGTGTATTTTATTGTTTAGCGAACGTGATATCAGCTTACATCAATATTTCATCACATCATCTAAAGCGGATGAAGATTATCAAGACAAGATGGGCGATAAGCTGACGAAGATGATACATTATACTAAGACTAAAAAGTGCTTGGAAGCGACATTAGTTCATTATTTTAATCCTAATGAAAAGTTAGGAGAATGTCAGCATTGCAGTAATTGTATGGCTAAGAATAAGACGTACGATATGACACAAGAGGCGAAGATGATTATTAGTTGTGTGGCACGTTTAGGTCAAAAAGAAGGGTATCAAACAGTCATTCAAGTATTGCGAGGAGAACATTCAGATTATATTCACCATCAAGGTTATATGACATTATCGACATACGGTATCATGCAAGACTATACCACCGGAGAGTTACACCATCTCATTGATGAGTTACGTTTTAAAGGTTATTTGAATGAACAAGATGAAATATTGTTATGTGATGATTCGGTAAAAAAGCTACTTAAAGAAGATGACACTGTATTTACAACACCATTTCGCCAGAAGTTCAAAGAAACCGTTAAAATTAATACGGTAGAAGGTGTGGATTCTAATCTGTTTGAACGTTTGGTAGGTGTCCGCCAACAATTAAGCGAAAAGTTAAGTATCCCGCCCATTAATATCTTTTCGGATTATACGTTGGAAGAATTCTCAAAGCGTAAACCTGTGACTAAACAAGAGATGATCCACATTGAAGGTGTTGGAAGTTATAAGTTAAAGCACTATTGTCCATCCTTTTTAGAAGCGATTCAAAAATATAAAGGTATCGAAGTACAGAGCGTGGGGCAAAAACTTTAA